The nucleotide window GCACTCCGCGCCGTCGAAGGCTTCCAGCAGGCGTTGGTGGTCGCCCTTGCCCCGGGTGGTGTCCGCGTCCATGCGAACGATGCTGGCCCGCTCGCCCACCAGCATCCCGAGCTCGTCCTCGACGCGCTGGGTCCCCACCCCGAACGCTGCCATGTAGCGGCTCCCGCAGTTGGGGCAGCGCGTCGACGGGTCCGGGTAGGCGCGGGCGGGCCACGAGCGGCCACAGGAGTGGCACATGAGGACGTGTCCGCGCTCATGGTAGGTGAGCGCACAGGAGCAGTGCGGGCATTCGGGCACGGCACCGCACTCCCTGCACATCAGGAAGTTGGCAAAGCCCCTGCGGTTCAGAAGCAGGACGGCCTTCTCCCGACGCTCCACCACCCCCTCGATCGCCGTGACGAGGGGGGTCGAGAAGATGGAGTGGTTGCCGCTGGCGAACTGCTGCGTCATGTCGACCACCTCGACCGTGGGCAGCTGGGCGCAGCCCGGGCGCTCGGGCATCTGGACGCGCCGCCAGCTGACGCCACCCCAACGGCCGGCCTGGCAACGGGCCTGAGCTTCGAGCGAGGGGGTTGCCGAACCCAGCACCAGGGCACCATGGCGCATGGCGGCGATGCGGGCGGCGACCTCGCGCGCGTGGTAGCGAGGCTGCGACTCCTGCTTGTAGGCCCACTCGTGCTCCTCGTCGATGATCACGAGACCGACGTCGCGAAGGGGCGCGAAGAGCGCCGAGCGTGCGCCCACCACCACCCGAGCGCGACCGGAGCGAACGAGGTCCCACTGGTCGAAGCGCTCGCCAACCGAGAGGCGCGAGTGCAGGATGGCGACGTCGTCACCGAAGCGCGAGCGGAAGCGTCCCACGGTCTGTGCCGTGAGGGAGATCTCGGGCACCAGCACGAGCGCGCCGGTCCCCTCGGCCAGGGACTCCTCTATGGCGTCGAGGTAGACCTCCGTCTTGCCGGAACCCGTCACGCCATCGACCACGACGACGTCCCCCCTGCCTCTCCTGCGCGCGGAGGAGATGGCGGCAAGGGCCTCGCGTTGGCCGGTAGTGAGGCGCTCGGGTCGCGGGGCACGCGCACTCGAGAGGCTCGTCCCCTTCTGGCCTCCCCGCACACGGCGGCGCGCGTCGAGGCGCACGACGCCACGACGCTCGAGCGCCGAGAGGGCGCCCGTGACCGGGCCGAGGGTCGCCTTGAGCTCGGACACGCGCGCGGGACCCTGGGCAAGCGCTTCGAGGAGCTGGCGTTGGCGGACGGCGTTGGCGCGAGGCGCGAAGGCAGGCCCCCCCTCGACGAGGGACGCCCAACGCTCGTCGACGGGGCCGCTCTGTTCGCAGACGAGCTCCCAGGGGTCATCCTCGCCCGCACGGCTGACCCGCACGGTCTGCCCGGGCGCAAGGAAGGGACGCACGGCATCCGCCGGCGCACAGGCGTACTCGCGCGCCATCCACAGGGCAACCCCACCCGAGATCTCGTCGAAGGCGGACGCTGCCAGGACGCGCTCGATGGGACGCAGGCGGGCGGCGTCGACGCCCGGGGCCGGCTCATCCGACACCGACAGCACATAGCCCACCGCGGCGCGGTGCGAGAACGTCACGAGCACGGTCGAGCCAACCGTAGCGGTCATGTCGAGCGAGGGTGGTATCAGATAGTCGAAGGGGCGGTCGAGCGTCCGTGCGGGGATGTCGACGACGACGGAGGCATAGGCCACGTGCGCCCCCGCTATGCCCCGAGGGCTCGGACGGCGGCCTTGAGTTCCTCGGTGCGATCCGTGCGCTCCCAGGTGAAGTCCGGGTCCTCGCGACCAAAGTGGCCATAGGTTGCCGTCTTTGCGTATATGGGGCGGCGTAGGCGCAAATCGCGGATGATGGCGCCGGGACGAAGGTCGAAGACCCCCTCGACGGCACGCTCGATGACCTCGTCGGCGACAGTGCCCGTCCCCTGGGTGTCGACCATGACCGACAGGGGCTCGCTGACTCCAATGGCGTAGGCGAGCTCGATCTCGCACCTGTGGGCCAGCCCTGCGGCGACGACGTTCTTGGCCACCCAACGTGCGGCGTAGGCGGCGGAGCGGTCGACCTTGGTGGGGTCCTTTCCGCTGAAGGCGCCGCCTCCGTGGCGGCCCATGCCGCCGTAGGTGTCGACGATTATCTTGCGCCCCGTGAGGCCGGTGTCGCCCATGGGGCCACCCACGACGAAGCGGCCGGTGGGGTTGACGTAGATTCTCGCGGCATCCCAGCCGATGCCCTCGGCTTCGAGGACGGGCCTGATGACGTGCTCTATCATGTCCTCGCGAATCTGGTTCAGCGCGACGTCCGCGGCGTGCTGGGTGGAGACGACGACGGCCGTGACCTCGACGGGACGGTCGTCCTCGTAGCGCACGGTCACCTGGGTCTTCCCGTCTGGGCGCAGATAGGCCAGCGAGCCGTCCTTGCGGACCTCGGCAAGGCGCTGGGCCATGCGCTGGGCAAGGTAGAGGGGCATGGGCATGAGCACGTCCGTCTCGTCTGCGGCATAGCCAAACATCATGCCCTGGTCGCCGGCCCCGATGCGGTCGACCTCGTCCGTGTCGTCCGCACGGGCGAAGGTGCCGTCGACGCCTTGGGCGATGTCGGGTGACTGCTCGTGGATCATGTTGATGACGCCGCAGGTATCGCAGTCGAAGCCGTACTTGGCACGATCGTAGCCGATGTGACGCAGCGTCTCGCGCACGATGGACTGCACGTCGACGTAGGCCTGGGTGCGGACCTCCCCCATGACGACGATGGTACCGGTCGTCGCGAAGGTCTCGCATGCGACGCGGACGTCGGAGAGCTTGGCGGGCACGCCCGTCGGCGAGACGTAGCCGTCGCGTTCGAGCTTGGCCTCCTTGGCCAGGATGGCGTCAAGGACGGCATCGGAGATCTGGTCGCATATCTTGTCGGGGTGACCCTCGGTCACGCTCTCCGAGGTGAACAGGTAGCTCTTGTGGGCCATGGTGGCTCCTCCCTGGCGCGCCGGCGCCGACGTGGGGCCAAAAGAGGAAAGGCCCCCTTGGATCCAAGGGGGCCTCCGTGTCGCGAACACGCCCTCCCCCGTCTTCCAGGCCGTGCGGCCTGCCGAGACTTGGCACCATGCCTGTGGGCGGCGGTTGCCGGAGCTTCAAAGGGCTCGGTCCCTCAGCTCTACGCATCCCTGGGGATGCCTCTTGACGAGCAGTCCCTACGTACCCATTCCAGACGTCGCATAAACATGCCGCCGCCCAGGATGGCCCTACCCCCGTGCATGCCCACCGGGGAGCCCCACGCCACCCATCGTGAGGTCGAACAGCGACTCCGCGAGGGCGTCCTTGTCGGCGAGGCGGTTCGTGCCGGCCGACACCAGGGAGGTCACCAAAAAGCCGCCGGTGACGTACGAGGCCGCCAGCTCGGAGTCCACCTGGGGGGCGACCATGCCCTCGGCCTTGGCACGTTCGAGCTGGGCGGCGATGATCGTGATCGTGCGAGACAGCTTGCCGCTGACGTCGGGAAGGACGGCGTCCTTGGTGCCGGCGAGCTCGCGCGTCATGGCGAGCGCCAGCGGGCTCCCCGTGCGCAGCCGACGACCGAACTCCGCGCAGAGGCCCGAGAGCGCGTCACGGGCCGTCGCGGCCTCCGAGACGAGCTTCTCCATGGAGGCCAGCAGGTCGTCGCTCTCCGCCGAGAAGATGGCCTGGATCAGCTCGTCTTTGTCCGCAAAGTAATAGTAGAGAGCACCCTTGGACATGCGGCAGCGCGACGAGACCTCGCTCATCTGGAAGTCGGTGCCGCCGTGCTCGATCATGAGCTCGCCGGCCGCAGTCATGATGCGATCGCGCGTCGCCTGTCCCTTGCGAGTCTTCGAGGGCCCATGGAGGCGCACATGCTGTCGGACGAGCCGAGTCTCGAGGGCCGCGTGGGCGACCTTGCGCGCCGAACGGACTTCCCCCACGATCTCTGTGGTGGCCTGCTTGGCAGCTGACTCTCTCACGAGGCTCACGTCCCAACCCTTCACTGTGCGACGACCCGTCGCAATGATAGCACCCATTCAAAATATGTCGACCTTGATTCGAAATCAGCATTCACTCTATACGAGCAGGATTACGCCTATCTTCATCACGCATATACCATGTCTCCATCCTCCGTTTTTCACATACGCGTCAGATTTTTTTGAACTTCATTCAAAATGGGCCGACTTGGGATATAGTCTCGTGGTCACAGCTTCGGTGACCCTGGTCAGGACCCAAGGAGGCACCTCCGTGCGCACGGTACTCAAGATTTTCCGCCGGGACGTGAGACGCCTGGCGGGCAACCCCGTCGCCATCGTCATCACCCTTGGCGTCGCCCTCATACCCTCCCTCTATGCCTGGTTCAACATCGTGGCGAACTGGGACCCGTACGAGAACACGAGCACGGTGCCCGTCGCCGTCGTGAACGAGGACGAGGGGGCGGAGGTCGCAGGCCTGGGACCCATCAACGCGGGCGACATGATCGTTGGGGAGCTCAAGGAGAATGGCCAGCTGGGCTGGACCTTCGTGGGCGAGCGGGAGGCCCTCGATGGCGTCAGGGCGGCAGACTACTACGCCGCCTTCGTCATACCGCCCGACTTCACGGCATCCCTCGCCGACGTGCTCGACGGCGACGTGCGCAAGGGCGACATAGCGTACTACGTGAACGAGAAGGCGAATGCCGTCGCGCCCAAGGTCACCGACACCGGCGCGACCACCCTGGAGGCCCAGGTCAACGAGGGGTTCGTCGGCACCGTCAGCAAGACCGTGTCCGAGAAGGTCATATCCAAGGCCACCGGCGTGCTGGGCGATGCGGACTCCTCGTTGGACGGCGCCCTCGGCGACGTGCGCGACGTGCAGACATCCCTCGACAGGCTGTGCTCCCTCCTGGACGACGCCGACAAGACCGTGGCCGAGGCGCGCACGTCCGTCGCGAGCGCACGGCAGACCCTCTCTGACCTCTCCCAAAGCAGCGGCAAGGTCGCAGGGAGCCTGCGCGACGCGCTGGACGGGCTCGGACAGACCCGCAGCGACGCCAACGCCCTCGCCACGCGGCTCTCGGGTGCGCTCGCAAGCGGATCGGGCACGCTCTCCGGCCTGTCCTCCCAGGCAAACTACGACATAGGGAAGGCTGCGGGGACCATAGGATTCGCCCAGGGGAAGGTGGACTCCTCGATAGCCTCCTCTCGCGCCGCCCTCGCCGAGGCCCAGCAGGTCCAGCAGCAGATCTCCGACGTGCGGCACGAGCTCGTCGATAACGTGCTGCCCTTCGTGTCGGACCCCGCGCTCGCAGCGAGGATCCAAGACGTCGCGGCCGCCCTCGACGACGTGGACGGGCTCCTCTCAAAGCTCCGGAGCGACCAGGGTTCGCGACTTGACCGGGCGCAGGGCGTCTCGGACGGCATCAAGGCTGGCAGCTCCGCCATCGAGGGGCTGTCCGGCTCGGTCGACGGTGCCATCCAGGACGGTGCCGCCACGCTCTCGTCCGCCCAGAGCACGCTCCTGACCACCACCCTGCCCCAGATGTCCGGCGCACTCGACGACTTCGCCGGGGCCGGTGAGCGCCTGGCAAGCTCGGCGGACGGGCTTGCCCCGCTGCTCTCCCAGGCAGACGGCGTCATGGTCCAGCTGGATGTTACGCTCGACCAGGCGACCGGGACCCTCTCTTCCACCAAGGACAGCGTCTCGGCCGCGGGCAGGACGCTCGGGACGCTTGCAGGCGACCTCTCCGCCATACAGAGCTCCGCAGCGTTCGGGGACCTCGAGAGGCTCGTGGGCACAGACGCCCAGAGCATCGGCGACTTCATGGCCTCCCCCGTCGAGCTGCGGAGCCAGAGCTTCTTCCCCGTCGCCAACTACGGCTCCGGCGTCGCGCCGTTCTACACCAACCTCGCGCTCTGGGTGGGCGGCTTCGTCCTGGTCGCCATATATAAGCTGGAGGTGGACCGCGAGGGGGTCGGCGAGTACAAGCCCTGGCAGGGCTACTTCGGGCGCGGCACGCTCCTCGTCTGCATCGGCCTCTTGCAGGCCGTCATCTGCTGCGTGGGAGATCTCGCACTCGGCGTGCAGTGCCAGAGCCCCGTCGCCTTCGTCCTCGCGGGCCTTATGGCCTCCTTCGTCTACGTCAACCTCATCTATGCGCTCTCCGTCGCGTTCAAGCACATAGGCAAGGCCCTGGGGGTCCTGCTCGTCGTGCTGCAGATCCCCGGGTCCGCAGGGACCTACCCCATCGAGATGATGCCCGGCTTCTTCCGCGCCCTGCACCCGTGGCTCCCCTTCACCTACGGCATCAACGCCATGCGCGAGTCGATTGCCGGCTTCTATGGCGACTACTACGCCGCCAACCTGGTCGTGCTTCTCGTCTACCTGATCCCATCCCTGCTCATCGGCGTCAGCGCGCGCAAGCACCTGCTCAACATCAACGCCCTCTTCGACCGCAGGCTCACCGAGACCGACCTGCTGATAGCTGAGCGTGTGGGCATGGACGAGGCGCAGTTCAAGCTCACGACCATCATCAAGGCGCTCACCAACTCGGGGGAGTATCGCGAGGCGTTCCAGGCGCGGGTGGCGAGCTTCGAGCTCAGGTACCCCATACTCGTGAGGAGGGGCTTCGTGGCCCTGATGGTCGTTCCCCTCGCCCTGCTGCTGCTCCTGTTCGTCGTCGAGGCCAAGATGGCGATCCTGGCCCTCTGGATCGTCTCGCTGGTCGTCATCTGTACGTTCCTGATCGTGGTCGAGTACCTCCACAGTCGCGTGCGCGACAAGACGGGGCTGGCGGACAAGTCGACGGACGAGCTCTACGAGATGCTTGGGGACAGCCTCAGGCAGGAGGTCTTCGCCTTCGCCCCGATCGAGGTCATGCTCCACGAGAGGGGCCACGTGCTCGGCAGGATAGGACACCCGACACGCAACGGGGAGCGGAAGGGGGGCGAGGGGGATGAGTAGGGTCTGGAGCTTCATCCGACGCGACGCGCGCAACGTCTGCAGAAACGTCATCAGCCTGGTCGTCTGCGTGGGCATGGTCGTCATACCGTCGTTCTACGCCTGGTTCAACATCGCCGGCAGCTGGGACCCCTATGGCAACACGAGGAACCTCAAGGTCGCACTTGCCTGCTCTGACGCCGGCTACTCCGGCAGGCTGGTCCCCGTGCGCGTCAACATAGGCGAGAGCGTCGTGTCGAAGCTGCGCGCGAGCGACAAGATCGGCTACACGGTCACGTCCGAGGACGACGCCGTCGAGGGCGTCAGGAGCGGGGAGTACTATGCCGCCATCGTGATCCCGAAGGACTTCAGCGCCGACATGATGACCGTGCTCTCGTCCGACCCGCATCGCCCGCAGGTGCTCTTCTATGGCAACGAGAAGGAGAACGCCATCGCGTCGATCGTCACGAGCAAGGCCTCGAGCTCCGTTCGGCAGACCATCGACGAGACCTTCGCGGACGCCGTCTTCGAGGTGGGTGCCTCGACCCTCTCGGACCTGGATGACTACCTGGACGACGACCAGCTCGCGTCCGTCGCGCGCCAGCTGGACAGCGCCGTCGCCGACAGTGCCGGGGCCCTGCGCTCGACGGGCGCCGCAATGAGGGGCTACGCCACGCTCGTCTCGTCCACCCGAACCCTGCTGGGGGACTCGTCGAGGCTGATCGACACCTCGCTCTCGTCGGCGCTCGATGCGAACCTAGCTCTGGGCGACGCCGCCAGCGGCGTGCGTGGGCTGGGCGGAACCCTGGACGGCGCCACCGCATCCGTCAACGATGCCATCCGGACGGGCGAGGGGGGCATCGACTCCGTCTCGGACGCCATCGACAAGGCCTTCGAGGTTGCCGACGGGCAGAGCGACAAGCTCGTGGACAGCCTTGCCGACGTCAAGACGATCTCGGACGAGCGTGCACAGGGGCTTCGCGACGCAGCCCAGCAAACGCGCGCGACGCACGACGCCCTCGTTGCGGCCCTGGACGCCGTTGCCGACCAGGGGTCGCCACTCTACCTGGCGCTCAAGCGGGCGGAGCAGGCGACGGGTGACCTTGCCTCGAGCCTGGAGTCCGCCACGCAACGCGCCGACGAGCTCTCGAGCGGCATATCGGGGGTCATGGACCAGATATCCCAGGACAAGGCCGACGCCACGCAGGCGCGCCAGGAGCTGGGCGCACTCGTCGGCAAGGCGCGCACCGACCTGGCCCAGGTCCAGACGGACTACGAGGCGACGCTCAAGGGCAGGCTCTCCAACCTCGCCGACTCCATAGACGGCGCGGCGCGGGACGTCTCGGACGTCGGAGGGGATCTCAGGCAGACGCTGGGGTCGCTCGACGCCGCTGCGGGGTCTGCCGACAGCAGCCTCGCCGGAATCGAGGACACCCTGGGCGATGCCGCCGACAGGCTCGACGTCTCGGCAGGTAGGCTCGACGACCTGAGGGCGCGCGTCTCCCAGGCGCTCGCGTCCGATGACGTCGGTCAGGTCAGGGCCATTCTCTCGGCAGATGCCGGCGACCTCGCGTCGTTCATCTCATCGCCCGTGAACGTCAGCAGAAACGCCGTCTTCCCCGTCGCCAACAACGGGTCTG belongs to Olsenella uli DSM 7084 and includes:
- the priA gene encoding replication restart helicase PriA, translating into MAYASVVVDIPARTLDRPFDYLIPPSLDMTATVGSTVLVTFSHRAAVGYVLSVSDEPAPGVDAARLRPIERVLAASAFDEISGGVALWMAREYACAPADAVRPFLAPGQTVRVSRAGEDDPWELVCEQSGPVDERWASLVEGGPAFAPRANAVRQRQLLEALAQGPARVSELKATLGPVTGALSALERRGVVRLDARRRVRGGQKGTSLSSARAPRPERLTTGQREALAAISSARRRGRGDVVVVDGVTGSGKTEVYLDAIEESLAEGTGALVLVPEISLTAQTVGRFRSRFGDDVAILHSRLSVGERFDQWDLVRSGRARVVVGARSALFAPLRDVGLVIIDEEHEWAYKQESQPRYHAREVAARIAAMRHGALVLGSATPSLEAQARCQAGRWGGVSWRRVQMPERPGCAQLPTVEVVDMTQQFASGNHSIFSTPLVTAIEGVVERREKAVLLLNRRGFANFLMCRECGAVPECPHCSCALTYHERGHVLMCHSCGRSWPARAYPDPSTRCPNCGSRYMAAFGVGTQRVEDELGMLVGERASIVRMDADTTRGKGDHQRLLEAFDGAECAVLVGTQMIAKGLDFPEVTLVGVVNADTTLKLPDFRAAERTYDLLEQVAGRAGRGGAKGRVIIQTYWSAHPAIQAVLRHDRSLFVDAELADRREGGYPPFARLANVIAWGTDAAVVRRCMDAIATELRRRTAGASAPWEVLGPVDCLRARVKDRVRRHVLVKAPSEAELGTLLASCVDAAAPPKGVSVAIDVDAYDMM
- a CDS encoding YhgE/Pip domain-containing protein, encoding MSRVWSFIRRDARNVCRNVISLVVCVGMVVIPSFYAWFNIAGSWDPYGNTRNLKVALACSDAGYSGRLVPVRVNIGESVVSKLRASDKIGYTVTSEDDAVEGVRSGEYYAAIVIPKDFSADMMTVLSSDPHRPQVLFYGNEKENAIASIVTSKASSSVRQTIDETFADAVFEVGASTLSDLDDYLDDDQLASVARQLDSAVADSAGALRSTGAAMRGYATLVSSTRTLLGDSSRLIDTSLSSALDANLALGDAASGVRGLGGTLDGATASVNDAIRTGEGGIDSVSDAIDKAFEVADGQSDKLVDSLADVKTISDERAQGLRDAAQQTRATHDALVAALDAVADQGSPLYLALKRAEQATGDLASSLESATQRADELSSGISGVMDQISQDKADATQARQELGALVGKARTDLAQVQTDYEATLKGRLSNLADSIDGAARDVSDVGGDLRQTLGSLDAAAGSADSSLAGIEDTLGDAADRLDVSAGRLDDLRARVSQALASDDVGQVRAILSADAGDLASFISSPVNVSRNAVFPVANNGSAMAPFYSTLAIWIGGVVLCALVRIAPSGEALRETGARPRHAYFGRLAFFLVIGLMQSSLVLLGDLFFLRIQCVHPWLFLLAGWFASIVFVNIVYALTASFGDVGKAIAVVLMVIQVAGSGGTFPLQMLPPFFQVLYPFLPFVHAESALRAAIAGLWGADFWLSMGALALFLVPSLLLGLVLRKPVVRMNEWVERNLERTSFM
- the metK gene encoding methionine adenosyltransferase codes for the protein MAHKSYLFTSESVTEGHPDKICDQISDAVLDAILAKEAKLERDGYVSPTGVPAKLSDVRVACETFATTGTIVVMGEVRTQAYVDVQSIVRETLRHIGYDRAKYGFDCDTCGVINMIHEQSPDIAQGVDGTFARADDTDEVDRIGAGDQGMMFGYAADETDVLMPMPLYLAQRMAQRLAEVRKDGSLAYLRPDGKTQVTVRYEDDRPVEVTAVVVSTQHAADVALNQIREDMIEHVIRPVLEAEGIGWDAARIYVNPTGRFVVGGPMGDTGLTGRKIIVDTYGGMGRHGGGAFSGKDPTKVDRSAAYAARWVAKNVVAAGLAHRCEIELAYAIGVSEPLSVMVDTQGTGTVADEVIERAVEGVFDLRPGAIIRDLRLRRPIYAKTATYGHFGREDPDFTWERTDRTEELKAAVRALGA
- a CDS encoding TetR/AcrR family transcriptional regulator, which encodes MSLVRESAAKQATTEIVGEVRSARKVAHAALETRLVRQHVRLHGPSKTRKGQATRDRIMTAAGELMIEHGGTDFQMSEVSSRCRMSKGALYYYFADKDELIQAIFSAESDDLLASMEKLVSEAATARDALSGLCAEFGRRLRTGSPLALAMTRELAGTKDAVLPDVSGKLSRTITIIAAQLERAKAEGMVAPQVDSELAASYVTGGFLVTSLVSAGTNRLADKDALAESLFDLTMGGVGLPGGHARG
- a CDS encoding YhgE/Pip domain-containing protein; the encoded protein is MRTVLKIFRRDVRRLAGNPVAIVITLGVALIPSLYAWFNIVANWDPYENTSTVPVAVVNEDEGAEVAGLGPINAGDMIVGELKENGQLGWTFVGEREALDGVRAADYYAAFVIPPDFTASLADVLDGDVRKGDIAYYVNEKANAVAPKVTDTGATTLEAQVNEGFVGTVSKTVSEKVISKATGVLGDADSSLDGALGDVRDVQTSLDRLCSLLDDADKTVAEARTSVASARQTLSDLSQSSGKVAGSLRDALDGLGQTRSDANALATRLSGALASGSGTLSGLSSQANYDIGKAAGTIGFAQGKVDSSIASSRAALAEAQQVQQQISDVRHELVDNVLPFVSDPALAARIQDVAAALDDVDGLLSKLRSDQGSRLDRAQGVSDGIKAGSSAIEGLSGSVDGAIQDGAATLSSAQSTLLTTTLPQMSGALDDFAGAGERLASSADGLAPLLSQADGVMVQLDVTLDQATGTLSSTKDSVSAAGRTLGTLAGDLSAIQSSAAFGDLERLVGTDAQSIGDFMASPVELRSQSFFPVANYGSGVAPFYTNLALWVGGFVLVAIYKLEVDREGVGEYKPWQGYFGRGTLLVCIGLLQAVICCVGDLALGVQCQSPVAFVLAGLMASFVYVNLIYALSVAFKHIGKALGVLLVVLQIPGSAGTYPIEMMPGFFRALHPWLPFTYGINAMRESIAGFYGDYYAANLVVLLVYLIPSLLIGVSARKHLLNINALFDRRLTETDLLIAERVGMDEAQFKLTTIIKALTNSGEYREAFQARVASFELRYPILVRRGFVALMVVPLALLLLLFVVEAKMAILALWIVSLVVICTFLIVVEYLHSRVRDKTGLADKSTDELYEMLGDSLRQEVFAFAPIEVMLHERGHVLGRIGHPTRNGERKGGEGDE